In the genome of Daucus carota subsp. sativus chromosome 9, DH1 v3.0, whole genome shotgun sequence, the window tgtatatatgtgtaacatatatgtatatatataagtgtgctAGATTGTTCTAAGttagaacaaggaagaaatggagccaATTATCTTCCTGGCGCCACATGATATTAAAGGAGTAACAAGGAAGCTTTTGATTTATTCAAAAgacttccttgcgccaaaatatattaaaatcaacttAAACAATTCTGTTGAATTGTTTTggttggaacaaggaaggaaccTCTGACTTTTATTCTTTCCTTGCGCCACTAAAACAAATTCAGcaattgttttggcgcaagttgaaggaggaacaaggaagaaatggagcaagctagagaggaacaaggaagaaatggagcaagctagaAAAGAACAAGGAAgtaatggaacaaggaaggaattaattattttaattcctccttgcgccaagaatggaacaaggaaagaattattaattataattcttccttgcgccaaattCATCATCCAGCCacttcttccttgcgccaattggaacaaggaaggaattgtcttccttgcgccaattggaacaaggaagatatTGGTTTGCTTGCGCCAGTTGATTTAACTGGAACGAGGAAGGAATTTCCAATTcttatttcttccttgcgccatttaaatcatgtaaacatttcttctgaattgttttggcgcaagttgAAGGAGGAGCAAGGTAGATTGGAGCAAGGAAGCTAATACAAGGAACGAGGAAGCTTTGTTCTGATTGGTTGaaagcttccttgcgccaagaacaAGCACCAGCTGAGTTTGTCccccaaagtctataaatagaggctttgtgtttcattttgaacacacaactacaactacccacattacacactttgtaaagggcacacactacacacatacgagagcttagatagaacatctgttttgataggcgtttgtgtgtagagtgtattgtagtctctgcagccaaccttcgggtttggatttatagcaccttcgaggtatttatcaatatacagatataccttggaaaatattgtgtgttggtttaatattttcatatcctcagaaaccgacccaataaatatccggaacacgaaacccattacaggactgcaatttatttatccgcaagattcgaaagaattttaaattgtagtgagtatcgtattcaacccccccttctacgatactttggacctaacaataaagtcaaatattatagtgataaaattatatataaagtcaaatattttagtgataaaattatatataaaatcaaataaaattatacgaataaatattatatatataaatcatcttTCTAAATTCTTAATACATATTAAAGGTTCTAGGccagttaaaaattataatataaaaagaaatcaaatattGCGTAATATAGTCTCAAacttttaagttattttttttaaagttgagAATGAATAAACAATGTTTTAACAAACATCAATAAGAATATCATCAATGGATATTAGTAAATGATTAGTAAAAACTTAGAGAATATATTGATCGAATATATTAGTTAGTTGGTGGATGGATGTGTTGATTAGTAAAAACTTAGAGAATGTATTGattggaaaaaaaatacttaaatatattaGTCAGTTGGTGGATGGATGTATTGATTACCTGCATTAATCATGTTCACCTGCACAAAAAACTAGGGTTGACACTATTTTTATGTTCCAGATGCACAAAAGTTTAGGAAGGATATATCTGTAATCTACTTGTAATCTTCTAAACTGCACAAAGTAAATTTGAAGTGTATCTAGCAACTATGAAATTTTATTGCAACATATTTTATTGTCACCCGGTAAACTTTTGAGGAACAGGATCATACTCATCAAAGTCAAAAATCCATagtattgattaaaattttgattatatatttttattcagaaaaaaaaaattttaaaaataacatttttaattacccggtcaaaagacttaaaaatgtgtgccaaaaatcaaagcatcaaataataaaaaacaggaGGAGTAAAAATTATACATTGAGTCCGGATATATCTTAAGTATTATCAAAATATTCGAATACGTCATACGTACATGATGACAACATAAAGACAgtttataataaaaagaaaataggaGCGTGAGATAGTGGCAGTGATACATTGTCCTCTAATCACAATCAAAATATCGAAAATTATATATGCATTACAAGAATTCTTGTAATATCTTGAAACTTATCCGTGATTTGACAACACTAGTCAATCAGTCTAAATATGTTTATGAtccataataaattttaaaagtatgatgattgatattatgattgctaaatagtaaatattatattttaacttgcTTAAACAAAGGAatcaaatttacatatattttataaaaaaacagatAAATAATACGCATGTTCCAAATAAgataattatacaaaaatatgatataaaatacaatataaattagCGGCCCATGTTTTGCACGGGTTTTTACGCTAGTATCATTTAAAATACGATATAAAGCAGAGGGACGGGGACCTCGCAGTTGAGTTATAAAAAGCAGAAAGTGGACAGAAAACCCGACCCATGAGGAGAAGAAATGAACGGATACGACTCCACCGCTAAAACCAATTCCGTGACAATGCTTGCTTTCCGATTTCTAATGCTGCAGTTGTTGATTATAAATCCAATTTCAAGTATCAGGTATTTTACAATCTCCTCATTTTGTTAGGGTTCAAGTTTAGAGATACACAGGATGATTCTTCAATGTATATGTATTGTGTATTTTATCTCGCATCATCCTCCTATATAATACTGGATCTGAATGCTACTCATCAAGGCCCCATGctcaattttaatatattactagtatttttttagttttttatttaggCTAATTCATGCTAAATCGGAAGTAGaagtagttatatatatatgcctaAATTCTTGGATTGGCTCTGAGTAATCGCTTCTCTGTTTTAGGCTGGATGTCAGCTTTCAACCCAAGCAAATTTGCAGAACTACAGTTCAGGGACGTTATTTACTCTCCGATGACAAAGGTAaagcttctttcttttttctttttttgtgttCACTAACTGTTGTGAAAATATTAGTTTGTGATGCTTTTATCGGTTAATTTGATTTGAGCTTCGGATATATTATTAGGAGCTAGTTTGGCCCTTTATGCATATTGACATTACTGCTTGCATTGGTAAACTGCATCAGCTAGTAAAATGTGAAATTTTCGATAAAAAGTGACATTTGTTGGTTGCTGTGCTTCCTGAAAAATCCATAGTACCCATAGAAAACCATAAAAATGATCTAAATTTTGTGacacattaaaaaaaaaccagACCAGCTGCGGGGCGTCAAAAGTTGTGGCCATGTGGGTTGCGGAGGGGGCAGTGAGCTAGACCCTCTGTGGACTTAAAGTTGTTTTTATAGTGTGCATTTATTGCGTGGTACCGTACTAATGTTGCCCAATTATAGGATATGTATGTGATGCACTATCATTGGATCCACAATCACGCTGCTGTCATGGAAAATCAGAGCAGTACTCTTGTCAGTGAGTTATCTCAAGTTGTATCATAACTTCTTAGTTATATGAAGACGGTTAATATTACTAACAAATATCTATGCTTGCAGTGGATGCAATCTCGGGTTAAACTGCTGCAACTCATACGAATATTGTGTTTCTTGCTGCCTGAATCCCACCAAGGTACTTGTCAAAACGATTTTAAATTCACTATTGAATTATGTAGCTAGTTGTTATACTAAACTATGTAGCTAGCGAATATACCAAATGGAGCAAACTAATATCATAATATTCAATTACAGACGCAGGAGGATGTGGCAATAAAGACAAAGATAGCAAAGCCAATAACTGCTGGTAAAAGTCTGATTCGTTCGAGATTTATGTTCAAATGAGTTGCATTCACTTATCTTCCAACATCTTAATGAGTCCTCTGTGCGAGTACAAATGATctgttacacacacacacatgtgtgtgtgtttgctaATGGATAAACCTAGACTTAGCAGTTGACATTGTACAAACCTTCCTGAATTAGAATTTATATTGTGAGCATGGTTTTTTTGTCACTTTATCTGCAGGGACTTATTCAAGTGTTTTTGATTATTGTACTGGAAGGTGTCGTCATAGTTCTGAGAGTGTGGTATGTaataatcttcaagtttctccTTTTTATTCTCATGCAAGATGTTGGTCAGTGCAAAATTAACTGTTTAACATGggaatattttgtgacaatcaCCACTTCTCTTGATCTGCTCTCTGGTTCTCGAACATATACGTAAGTGAAAATCCTATAATGGGTTAAAATTACGGAGATGATTATTGAGATTCTCATGTCTACCTTATAAATATGTCCTGTAGCAAGTGAGGATCgtaaatttattaaatctgtAGAATATGTTCTCCACAGGGAATGCGGATTGCAAAAGACCTGGACGTGTAATGAAGTTTTCTAATAGGCATAAAATGTGAATAACATTGCACAGAAATTAAGTATATGTATTTTGAGCGCCAAATACCTTAATTTTGTCTATTGATAACTATACTCGTGGGTTGTTGTAGTAAGGCAAACAAAGAGCATTGGTTCATTTTAAACTGTTCTCACATACATTGTTATGATTGAGCGTGGACTAATCTACTACACTGTCgaccaattaatattctttataaaatatattatatattatacatgttaTATCACCGAAACATAAATAAACCCGAGGTCGGACCCGAGGACTGGAGATGGACCCGAGGTTGGCCTTGATGGGGTCTATTGGGGCCGGGGTGGATTAAGATACGaggggtgggtgatgtcatatgggttttggggggggggggggggggtctcTTGGTTTCCATTTAGTTTCTATTTAAGCTTTTTCAATTTGATCATTTGCCTATGTTTGTGTATTTGTGTGTGACTGTGTGTGTATTATGAAAGAAAGAAATGAGAAGTATGAAGATCTTACCTAAGAATCGGGTTGTTGGCTGCTGATTAGGATTTGAATATAAGATCTTACCTATTGATTTAGTTGCCTAGTCACCCAAAATGCTTACGTTCAGCTAGTTGTAATAAGTTGATGTCAAACTATCGCTTAGTCGACCGAGTTACCAACTCAACAATTATGCTAACTTGTCATGTGCAACATTAATTGAAACACTCATACACAAATTTTCCAGAAGAGACTATTTTTAGGGCCACAGAAGTCCACACCAACATGAATATTCACGAACATATAAACATAGTACTATTTTAGCATCACATGTTCaatcatacatttatatataagtttCTATCTTTTCAGATTCATGAAAACACATATTACAGTGACTTTCATCATTGTTTTGGCCTGCCTTCAAATTCTTCAGGTCAGTTAATTTTGCTGCTTTTATATTAGACAAGTTTCATCGAGCTTAAGAAAATATACATTTGTGTTTTTGTTATTGTTTCTAAGCCCTTTCTTTGGTTATTTTTACCAACTGCATGTAGGATATTCTTACTAGAGCTTTTTATCTCTTGTTTTTTTGGCTTCTTGGTCGACTGCTCGAACACACATGCCCCGAAATGTGAATCCTTGAATACTTATTACCGAGAGGCCACATCAGTTAGTATTATgtgtttatgtttaattttggtataaagtaaaaatcaaaactGTTGATTTGAACTCTGTCCATATTATGAGCATTCTGAGTGAGTACAGGTTACTTCATCCTTCCTCTCATATTTTCCTAATGCAGTAACCCTTATAATTTTATCTGTATTAGTCAGTATTTCAGGATTACAGTTACCCTGTTAACTAATGTTCCTGCTACCCTCCATAACATAAttaggaaatatatatattttattatgttaaaTCTTCCCTTATGGCTCAATGCCTACATTGAGCTACTTGTCTTTACTCTTGGGCACCTTGACAACTCTTtaatgatttgtttatattgtcAATTTGATATCGATTTTCATCTAGTACTCATCCTAAGAGTTCTAGTGCATTTCTCCTAAAGTAACTAAAATACAATATATTCCGTAAACCAGGTGGCACAAATTTATCCTCAGAAGTAAAGCTTAGTGGCATAAATGTTATTGTTGGAAAGTGAGTGTTTCTTTTCATGTTGTCTTCCTTATTTATTATATCAAACATAggctaattaaaaatttccTTTTATGCATTACATGGTTTAAAGGCAAGGGGAATCATGTGATACTGCTTGCAAATCAAACGGGCATTCATGTGTACCAAACAAACTTGTCCTTCTCAGTCAATGCGAAATGTAAGCATTTATATATTACTCATTGTTTATGCCATTGTCTCACTAATCTCAGTTTTCTCTGTAGTGGATGCATGTTACTTAAAACCATATACTTATATTGCGCTTAAGAAAATTGGTTCAGGAAACATTTTCATGCCTAATTTAGACACCTTTTAACCCTTCTATGTTCCAAGagttgtaaaaaatattttctgtaTGTATTTTTAAAGCTGAACCTTGACATATTTAGCCTCAACTTGAGCTTCTGTCATTTAAGTATGCACCTTATAGTTTAAGCATTTCTCAACTTGATAAAATTAAGCTAGAGCTCTTGCAAATAGGTCAAGCCAAGACAACTTTCACGAGGACAAGCTTAGCTCACTCTTTTACGGCCCCAAGAGAATTCAAATGGGACCTTTTTCATAGTATTCTACATTACCCACTGGTTGGTTACCTGGGTGGGAAATTTAATGGaaatgaataataattttagaaaaacatTCTTATCCACTTCTTCAAATTAATCATAACAAAGCCAAGGGGCCAATCTATTCTTGaaagaaattaattattaaaaatctaataaagAAGTATGAATTATTATCAACATTTTGTAAGCATGGCGTGTGATATATATGACCAGTTAGTATATTgaatacttactatttataaGACTTTTTACAATTTAGATTTTTCTTATCAACCATTCTCAGAGAGTTTGTAGGTTTCCCTTCCTGGCCAAGTCTGTTACTCCTTTTTCATCCTTTGTTACCGTTGTTTGGAGTAAGAGCCAGAGTTTGGTATTGTTTGCATTTAAATTTGAACCCTGAAACAGTGTCAATCTTTTTTTTATCTTCTTTACATGTGTGTCAAAGTACAAAGAAATAATTTAGCAAAGAAAGAAAGTACAA includes:
- the LOC108200463 gene encoding uncharacterized protein LOC108200463 yields the protein MNGYDSTAKTNSVTMLAFRFLMLQLLIINPISSIRLDVSFQPKQICRTTVQGRYLLSDDKGYVCDALSLDPQSRCCHGKSEQYSCHGCNLGLNCCNSYEYCVSCCLNPTKTQEDVAIKTKIAKPITAGTYSSVFDYCTGRCRHSSESVIHENTYYSDFHHCFGLPSNSSGGTNLSSEVKLSGINVIVGKQGESCDTACKSNGHSCVPNKLVLLSQCEMLQKYMNCRGGCLASIGADQPAEVVHDAPKNLNPGACLYTNKQSILSCDGSHMHTRRLCPCA